Proteins from one Gimesia maris genomic window:
- a CDS encoding outer membrane protein assembly factor BamB family protein — protein MSLRIVVLLLLLCTSELSAQDRWPGFLGADASAIKADSVPTSWSSEKNLEWKVDIPGYGQSSPVIWGDQVYVTSVEGPNKEKLHVVCYSLQSGKQLWDHVEPSTYPEKNSVYISRAAPTPVLDEKGIYAYFESGDIVALSHAGKRKWAASLTKRYGAPQNKFGLSASPVQWQDRLMILIDDEGPSYLTAVSKADGSELWKTDRKSRVSWSSPMLVPVNKTFQVVCSSAGSVDGYDPQTGKQLWTYEEVGGNNKTSPLPVGNGQFLIGASPGREGDNNELAKKSNGLFEVKQQDQTWQPQFVWTNASPVPSWATPIVYQGNAYWVNRVGVVYCLNATDGKEVYTSRIKESCWATPVGLGDHIYFFGKNGITTVLQAGNEFKVVAENELWTEDAPPVNNIPTAAEDSEERRRSAAMFSRPTLYGAGIVNGYLVLRTGSQLYCIHQ, from the coding sequence ATGAGTCTGCGTATTGTCGTCCTGCTGTTACTGCTGTGCACATCGGAACTCTCTGCCCAGGATCGCTGGCCCGGTTTTCTGGGAGCGGATGCCTCTGCCATCAAAGCCGATTCCGTTCCCACCAGCTGGTCTTCTGAAAAAAACCTGGAATGGAAAGTCGACATTCCCGGTTATGGTCAGTCCAGCCCGGTCATCTGGGGCGATCAGGTGTATGTCACCTCCGTGGAAGGCCCCAACAAAGAAAAACTGCACGTCGTCTGCTACTCACTGCAGTCCGGCAAACAGCTCTGGGATCATGTGGAACCTTCGACTTATCCAGAGAAAAACAGCGTGTATATCAGCCGGGCAGCTCCCACTCCGGTTCTGGATGAGAAGGGAATTTATGCCTACTTTGAAAGTGGCGACATCGTAGCATTGTCGCATGCCGGAAAACGGAAATGGGCAGCCTCACTCACGAAACGCTACGGTGCTCCACAGAATAAATTCGGACTGTCCGCCTCTCCGGTGCAATGGCAGGATCGACTGATGATTCTGATCGACGACGAAGGCCCTTCCTACCTGACCGCGGTCAGCAAAGCCGACGGCAGCGAGCTCTGGAAGACCGACCGTAAGAGTCGCGTCAGCTGGAGTTCTCCCATGCTGGTTCCGGTAAACAAAACATTCCAGGTCGTCTGCAGTTCTGCCGGTTCTGTTGACGGCTATGATCCCCAGACCGGAAAACAGCTCTGGACCTACGAAGAAGTCGGCGGCAACAACAAGACCAGTCCTCTCCCGGTCGGCAATGGGCAATTCCTGATCGGCGCTTCCCCCGGACGCGAAGGCGATAACAACGAACTGGCGAAAAAGTCGAACGGCCTGTTTGAAGTCAAACAGCAGGATCAGACCTGGCAGCCTCAGTTCGTCTGGACCAACGCAAGCCCGGTCCCTTCCTGGGCGACTCCCATCGTCTACCAGGGAAATGCGTACTGGGTGAACCGGGTCGGCGTGGTTTACTGTCTGAACGCGACTGACGGCAAAGAAGTTTATACCAGCCGCATCAAAGAATCCTGCTGGGCCACTCCGGTCGGCCTGGGGGATCACATTTACTTCTTTGGCAAAAACGGGATCACCACCGTCTTGCAGGCGGGTAACGAATTCAAAGTCGTCGCAGAAAACGAACTCTGGACCGAAGACGCGCCCCCTGTGAACAACATTCCGACCGCCGCCGAAGATTCAGAAGAACGCCGCCGCTCCGCAGCCATGTTCTCCCGCCCGACCCTCTACGGTGCCGGCATTGTGAACGGTTACCTGGTCCTGAGAACCGGCAGCCAGCTGTATTGCATTCATCAGTAG
- a CDS encoding ABC-three component system protein codes for MSKNKRKDYTPAQNIALTCQVSGVCPLCTEPLFHTKKGKSYKAYEIAHIYPLNPSPEEIELLKDEEKLSDDVNDEKNVIPLCESCHGKLDKFRTVEEYRLLVKLKKGLLERSYQELLWKQFGIESELISIIESLYELDITEIDNSVDIGYDPKTINDKTNQSISRPTVRKIRNNVTDYYSFIKSQIAILDKSNAEFSNLVSLQIKSFYTKQKQQKISQQAVFDNIVKWIQMKTKPQSKDGAEIITSFFIQNCEVFE; via the coding sequence ATGAGCAAGAATAAAAGAAAAGATTACACTCCTGCACAAAATATTGCTTTGACATGTCAGGTTAGCGGCGTGTGCCCTTTATGTACAGAGCCTCTATTTCATACGAAAAAAGGCAAGAGCTACAAGGCTTATGAGATTGCACATATCTATCCATTGAACCCATCCCCAGAAGAAATTGAATTACTTAAGGATGAGGAGAAATTAAGCGATGATGTTAACGATGAAAAGAATGTCATTCCATTGTGTGAGAGTTGTCACGGGAAGTTAGATAAATTTAGGACGGTTGAAGAGTACAGATTGCTGGTAAAGTTAAAGAAAGGACTTCTCGAGAGATCTTATCAAGAGCTTCTCTGGAAGCAATTCGGTATCGAATCCGAACTCATTTCAATTATTGAATCTCTATATGAACTAGACATAACCGAAATCGACAACAGTGTAGATATTGGTTATGACCCAAAAACTATTAACGATAAAACAAACCAAAGTATCAGTAGACCTACCGTTCGAAAAATACGAAACAATGTGACAGACTATTACAGTTTTATTAAATCACAGATAGCAATTCTCGATAAGTCAAATGCTGAATTTTCAAATCTCGTTTCGCTTCAAATAAAATCCTTCTATACAAAACAAAAACAGCAAAAAATCAGCCAGCAGGCTGTTTTTGATAACATTGTCAAATGGATTCAGATGAAGACAAAACCCCAAAGTAAAGATGGAGCAGAGATTATTACATCTTTCTTTATTCAAAATTGTGAGGTTTTCGAGTGA
- a CDS encoding ABC-three component system middle component 7, producing the protein MIVPNKFTSLDQSLLSQLPSILEKLENEVTVYELYQKTQKDFEDIGEFILALDSLFVLGRIELDVDKESIKTC; encoded by the coding sequence GTGATAGTCCCCAACAAATTCACTTCGCTAGATCAGTCGCTTCTTTCTCAACTACCTTCGATCTTAGAGAAACTTGAAAATGAAGTGACTGTTTATGAATTATATCAAAAGACACAGAAGGATTTTGAGGATATTGGCGAGTTCATTTTAGCTCTGGACTCCTTGTTTGTTCTAGGTCGTATTGAACTTGATGTTGACAAGGAGTCAATAAAAACATGTTAG
- a CDS encoding DUF2326 domain-containing protein, producing the protein MLVEIHCEKFRTTPVTFTEGLNAVVGDSVATNSIGKSTFLMVIDFVMGGDTFYKHNKDVIDELGHHEYFFKFEFDGIVHSFMRGTSNSDIIFKCTEDRIVRDSISTKEYREFLSDSYGINHLGLTFRKMVSLFSRIWGKENLDPYRPLTEHKKQKASESLVFALKLFEKYYSIENLTELLKEKDLEKKAFSDAFRENLIPKISKKKYIQNQITTEKISGELDDIKNHLEKYAVNIREIVNSEVEEIKSEKDNLLQSKLLVDIRLKRVEESLRQNRNVRSKKFDVLKKFFPEVLDKKIAEVEEFHSNIAKILKNELKASEKELLVEQSRINEVLAKLDEKMKSILSESSIDNPGVIVDRVYELSSNMRTANLENKYYDQNIELNQTVKNIKNELNELKKNLLAEIENLINTTLRDLSSFIYSSSKKSPYLSFTSSNYNYEIFEDTGTGKAYSNLVLFDWAVFMTSDIPILIHDSLLFKNVENEAVANMMSVYGNFNKQVFIAIDEVQKYGEEAEEVIDQHTVLRLSDNHVLYNKDWRKK; encoded by the coding sequence ATGTTAGTAGAGATTCACTGCGAGAAATTTAGAACCACTCCGGTCACTTTTACAGAAGGATTGAACGCTGTAGTTGGTGATAGTGTGGCAACCAACTCAATAGGAAAATCCACTTTTTTAATGGTGATTGATTTTGTGATGGGGGGAGATACTTTTTATAAACACAATAAAGATGTGATAGATGAACTTGGGCATCACGAGTATTTTTTTAAATTTGAATTCGATGGGATAGTTCATTCTTTTATGAGAGGTACAAGTAATTCTGATATTATTTTTAAATGCACTGAAGATCGAATTGTAAGAGATTCAATTTCCACAAAAGAGTATCGTGAATTCCTAAGTGATTCTTATGGAATAAATCACTTAGGACTTACATTTAGAAAAATGGTTTCACTGTTTTCTAGAATTTGGGGGAAAGAGAATCTTGACCCGTATCGACCTCTTACAGAGCATAAAAAACAAAAGGCTTCTGAATCCCTCGTTTTTGCGCTCAAGTTATTTGAAAAATATTACTCTATTGAGAATTTAACAGAATTATTAAAAGAAAAAGATTTAGAAAAGAAAGCTTTTTCTGATGCCTTTAGAGAGAATCTAATTCCAAAAATTAGCAAAAAAAAATACATTCAAAATCAAATTACTACTGAGAAGATCTCTGGTGAACTGGATGACATCAAGAATCATCTGGAAAAATACGCAGTAAATATTAGAGAGATCGTAAATAGTGAAGTCGAAGAAATTAAATCTGAAAAAGATAATCTTCTACAATCTAAATTGCTCGTTGATATAAGATTAAAACGTGTAGAAGAATCATTAAGACAGAATAGGAATGTTCGGAGTAAAAAATTTGATGTCCTTAAAAAATTCTTCCCAGAAGTTTTAGATAAAAAAATTGCTGAAGTTGAGGAGTTCCATTCTAATATCGCTAAAATATTAAAAAATGAACTTAAAGCTAGTGAAAAGGAGCTATTGGTCGAACAGTCACGTATCAACGAAGTGCTTGCTAAACTAGACGAGAAAATGAAATCTATTCTTAGCGAAAGTAGTATCGATAATCCTGGAGTCATAGTAGACCGGGTTTATGAGTTATCATCCAATATGCGGACAGCAAATTTAGAAAATAAATATTACGATCAAAATATTGAACTAAATCAAACGGTCAAAAATATTAAGAACGAACTTAACGAATTAAAGAAGAACTTACTTGCTGAAATTGAAAATTTGATAAACACTACTCTAAGGGATTTATCTTCATTTATATATAGCTCAAGTAAGAAGAGTCCTTACCTGTCTTTTACTTCCTCTAATTACAACTATGAAATATTTGAGGATACTGGTACCGGTAAAGCATACTCTAATCTTGTTTTATTTGACTGGGCAGTATTTATGACATCCGATATACCTATTCTTATTCATGATTCTTTACTGTTCAAGAATGTGGAAAATGAAGCTGTTGCAAATATGATGTCAGTCTATGGGAATTTTAATAAGCAAGTCTTTATAGCAATTGATGAAGTACAAAAATATGGAGAGGAAGCTGAAGAAGTTATTGATCAACACACCGTTCTTCGTCTCTCAGACAATCATGTGTTATATAACAAAGATTGGCGCAAGAAGTAA
- a CDS encoding MFS transporter → MTMTTRQETPPASQGEEGNSAPSAPRLSKSMTLLLATTVGMVVGNMYYMQPLLGLIAIDLGLTEGEVGSAATLCLIGQSVGMLLVLPLGDIFNRRPLILISVFLSICALLFVGTSHGVVSLSLSCLALGLATTGTHMTISLAASLASPEQRGQVVGTVVGGLLTGLLLCRTISGFLGKLIDWQFIYFLAAGMLVCLFILLWRYLPSTMPQIRMGYFRLLTSMWKIFRSEPVLRESCLFGSMSMAAFCAFWMTLAFHLERPPLNYGSDVAGLLGLLAIGGAITAGMIGRLADRFGARPIIGLFQLFTLSSFGIFYLWGETLLGLGIGVVVMDLGIQAVHVGNQSRIYSLAPEERNRLGTIYIVTYFAGGSLGAAASVWSWTHYGWSGVCIISALFLVVSILYWGFTAQRYAD, encoded by the coding sequence ATGACAATGACAACCCGACAGGAAACCCCGCCTGCCTCACAAGGGGAAGAAGGAAACTCCGCTCCTTCCGCCCCACGTTTAAGTAAAAGTATGACCCTGCTCCTGGCGACGACGGTCGGCATGGTGGTCGGCAACATGTATTACATGCAGCCGCTGTTGGGTTTGATCGCTATCGACCTGGGACTGACCGAAGGGGAAGTCGGCAGTGCCGCCACGTTATGTCTGATTGGTCAGTCCGTGGGTATGCTGCTGGTTCTGCCTCTGGGAGATATCTTCAACCGCCGTCCCCTGATCCTGATCTCGGTCTTCCTTTCGATCTGCGCGCTGCTGTTCGTCGGAACCTCTCACGGAGTCGTTTCGCTTTCGCTTTCCTGCCTCGCGCTGGGACTGGCGACCACAGGCACACATATGACGATATCCCTCGCCGCCAGTCTGGCCAGCCCGGAACAACGCGGTCAGGTTGTCGGCACCGTGGTAGGCGGACTCCTGACCGGTCTGTTGCTCTGCCGAACCATCAGTGGATTCCTGGGAAAGCTGATTGACTGGCAGTTCATCTATTTCCTCGCGGCAGGGATGCTCGTCTGCCTGTTCATTCTACTCTGGCGTTACCTTCCGAGTACCATGCCACAGATCCGCATGGGGTACTTTCGCCTGCTGACCTCCATGTGGAAAATTTTCCGCTCGGAACCCGTACTGCGCGAATCGTGTCTGTTTGGCAGTATGAGCATGGCGGCATTCTGTGCGTTCTGGATGACGCTGGCATTTCACCTCGAACGTCCCCCCTTGAACTATGGAAGTGATGTGGCTGGTCTGCTGGGCCTGCTGGCCATCGGAGGCGCCATCACCGCCGGCATGATTGGACGCCTGGCAGACCGGTTCGGTGCCCGGCCGATCATTGGGCTGTTTCAGCTCTTCACCCTCTCCTCGTTCGGCATCTTTTATCTTTGGGGAGAAACTCTGCTCGGACTGGGCATCGGCGTTGTGGTGATGGACCTGGGCATCCAGGCGGTTCACGTAGGCAATCAGTCACGGATTTACAGCCTGGCCCCGGAAGAACGCAATCGCCTGGGCACGATCTACATCGTCACCTACTTCGCCGGAGGATCACTGGGTGCCGCCGCCAGCGTCTGGAGTTGGACCCATTACGGCTGGTCAGGAGTCTGTATCATCAGCGCCCTGTTTCTGGTGGTCTCAATCTTATACTGGGGCTTTACGGCACAACGGTATGCTGATTGA
- a CDS encoding MotA/TolQ/ExbB proton channel family protein: MAESKSTHELTDTLSEPKVNAFREWMIYSVIFTGLILLLCGRLIYLALLSDVTGICILILVLFVCALARNAWDVSYIDRQRSLAHQQVQELIKSNKISAAFLKNSEPSILRDHLLNLNAIAKKDPMVSQENLVVLMQSKLNARLRLTELASSMLVTLGLVGTIVGLIGSVGGISVVVEAVGSNRDQLMSGMRETLGGMGTAFYTTLLGALFGGIVLRILSSVVNSHADSLIAYIAELAEVYMVPTLRRSSRKRTKNGNLEIDVTEVVS; the protein is encoded by the coding sequence GTGGCAGAATCAAAATCAACACACGAGCTTACCGACACGTTAAGCGAGCCCAAAGTCAACGCATTTCGCGAATGGATGATTTATAGTGTCATTTTCACGGGCCTGATCCTTCTGCTTTGTGGCCGCTTAATTTATCTGGCACTCCTGTCGGACGTGACAGGAATCTGCATTCTGATCCTTGTCTTGTTTGTCTGCGCACTGGCACGAAATGCATGGGATGTATCCTATATAGATCGGCAACGTTCATTAGCACATCAGCAGGTGCAAGAACTGATAAAAAGCAACAAAATCAGCGCTGCATTTCTGAAAAATTCAGAGCCCAGCATACTCCGCGATCATCTGCTGAATCTGAATGCGATTGCTAAAAAAGATCCCATGGTCTCGCAGGAAAACCTGGTGGTGCTCATGCAAAGTAAACTGAACGCTCGATTGAGATTGACCGAGCTGGCCTCCAGTATGCTGGTCACTCTCGGTCTGGTAGGAACGATTGTCGGTCTGATTGGATCGGTTGGTGGAATCAGCGTGGTAGTGGAAGCTGTTGGATCTAATCGAGATCAGCTTATGTCCGGGATGCGCGAAACTCTGGGGGGAATGGGAACCGCTTTCTATACAACCCTGCTGGGTGCGCTGTTCGGAGGCATTGTCCTGAGAATTCTGTCTTCGGTCGTGAACAGTCATGCGGACAGTCTGATTGCTTATATCGCTGAACTGGCAGAAGTTTATATGGTACCCACACTCCGCAGATCCAGCAGAAAAAGAACGAAGAACGGCAATCTCGAAATCGATGTTACGGAAGTGGTTTCATGA
- a CDS encoding PDZ domain-containing protein — translation MQLITRRESTSFYESFSDLIFCTLVLFIILVMILSLSVNEQVESYAKEQQAITEKLEAQKAELALLERQASEERQRLSSMLGGTRFISHFGETYLYIVCDTISNPPRYWPVPSTYFNDIGINFINESNEDKQKRLSKIRENILKLTQNNRSYRAEELGLIARSFSFYETGELSRHKGLGVELIQTNAGLKVGRVFPSSPGEDAGLKQDDLITHIVGTPLNQNGLKILRSKTRNIESNETITLRVESQNQLPRNVILKPNFYRNAGRVNEIANSSFNSLASGIIDVDGKMKESLDLIKTFQSKRPDLILNQNEKELSEVIESVIHSLEIYFEVVERVDASEFRPFHIGSLPELNIYVSKEDESGLIAGMRLTADEILQLVRAIGGRGAVLNWIVKDNAPIPEWVKQKVLEPSGFRDKAPLN, via the coding sequence ATGCAGTTAATTACACGTCGCGAGAGCACAAGTTTCTACGAATCCTTTTCCGATTTGATATTCTGCACTCTGGTTCTGTTTATCATCCTGGTCATGATTCTTTCGCTTTCGGTAAACGAACAGGTTGAATCTTACGCCAAAGAGCAACAGGCAATCACCGAAAAACTCGAAGCACAGAAAGCAGAGTTAGCTCTGCTGGAAAGGCAGGCTTCTGAGGAACGCCAGAGATTGAGCAGCATGTTAGGCGGCACTCGATTTATATCTCATTTTGGAGAGACTTATCTTTATATCGTATGTGATACTATATCAAATCCGCCTCGTTATTGGCCTGTCCCATCAACTTACTTTAACGATATAGGAATCAATTTCATAAATGAATCAAACGAAGACAAACAAAAACGGCTAAGTAAGATACGGGAAAATATTCTGAAACTAACTCAAAACAACCGTTCTTATCGTGCTGAAGAACTTGGTTTAATCGCGCGTTCATTTTCTTTTTACGAAACTGGTGAACTCAGCAGACACAAAGGTCTTGGAGTTGAACTCATCCAGACAAATGCAGGATTAAAAGTCGGCCGGGTTTTTCCATCTTCCCCGGGTGAAGATGCAGGATTAAAACAGGATGATCTAATCACTCATATTGTGGGGACGCCTCTAAACCAGAATGGTTTAAAAATCCTCAGATCCAAAACCCGTAACATAGAATCAAATGAAACGATTACCCTTCGAGTAGAGTCCCAAAACCAATTGCCCCGAAACGTGATTTTAAAACCGAATTTCTATAGGAATGCAGGGAGGGTAAATGAAATTGCAAACAGCAGTTTTAATTCTCTCGCCAGTGGAATTATTGATGTAGATGGAAAAATGAAAGAGTCATTAGACTTGATCAAAACTTTTCAATCCAAACGTCCCGATTTGATCCTGAACCAAAACGAAAAAGAACTTAGCGAGGTGATTGAGAGTGTGATTCACTCATTGGAAATCTATTTTGAAGTCGTAGAACGTGTTGATGCAAGTGAATTTCGTCCCTTTCATATAGGAAGTCTGCCTGAATTAAATATTTATGTCAGCAAAGAAGATGAGAGTGGTCTTATTGCAGGTATGAGATTGACAGCCGATGAAATACTGCAACTGGTTCGCGCCATCGGGGGCAGAGGTGCGGTGCTCAACTGGATCGTGAAGGACAATGCACCGATTCCAGAATGGGTCAAACAGAAAGTACTCGAACCTTCAGGTTTTCGAGACAAAGCGCCTCTCAATTGA